One segment of Anaerolineae bacterium DNA contains the following:
- the sat gene encoding sulfate adenylyltransferase yields the protein MSKLVPPHGGKGLVCCLLKGSELEAEKKKAKTLKTIPISGRANGDLIMMGIGGFSPLTGFMTKADWKSVCENFLLTDGTFWPVPVTLSASKEDADSINKGDEIALQNKDGEIMATMKVTEKYEMTEADKKWECEKVYKGKGEESQGDNFWKIAPKDHPGVIMVMNQKDYSLAGPVKVLSEGDFLERFPGTYMTPAQSRAIFDERGWSKVAALQLRNPMHRSHEFLAKIACEVCDGVFIHSLVGSLKAGDIPAETRIKCINKLIDGYFVKENILQGGYPLDMRYAGPREALLHATFRQNYGVNRMIIGRDHAGVGDFYGLFDAQDIFDEIPQPKDAGKRLLCQPLKIDWTFYCFKCDGMASLRTCPHGKEDRVVLSGTKLRKMLSDGSEIPDHFGRNEVLDILREYYAGLTEKVEIKMQSHAAATSMK from the coding sequence ATGTCAAAATTAGTACCACCACATGGAGGAAAAGGGTTAGTCTGTTGCTTGCTGAAAGGAAGTGAACTTGAGGCAGAGAAGAAAAAGGCTAAAACATTAAAAACCATTCCCATTTCAGGCCGTGCAAACGGCGATCTTATTATGATGGGTATCGGCGGATTCAGCCCGTTAACCGGTTTTATGACCAAGGCTGACTGGAAAAGTGTTTGCGAAAACTTTTTGCTGACAGACGGCACATTCTGGCCCGTACCTGTAACACTGTCTGCTTCTAAAGAGGATGCCGACAGCATCAACAAAGGGGATGAGATTGCTCTTCAGAATAAAGATGGAGAGATCATGGCCACAATGAAGGTCACTGAAAAATATGAGATGACCGAGGCTGATAAAAAATGGGAATGCGAAAAGGTTTACAAGGGTAAAGGCGAAGAATCCCAGGGCGATAACTTCTGGAAAATTGCTCCTAAAGATCATCCCGGCGTTATCATGGTCATGAATCAAAAGGATTACAGCCTGGCAGGTCCTGTCAAGGTGCTTAGTGAAGGTGATTTTCTGGAAAGGTTTCCAGGAACCTATATGACCCCGGCACAATCGCGCGCTATTTTTGATGAAAGGGGATGGAGCAAGGTTGCAGCGCTTCAGCTCAGGAATCCGATGCACCGATCTCATGAATTTTTGGCCAAGATTGCCTGTGAAGTATGTGATGGTGTGTTTATTCACTCCCTCGTCGGGTCTCTGAAAGCTGGCGATATTCCGGCTGAAACCCGCATCAAATGCATAAATAAGCTTATCGACGGTTACTTTGTTAAAGAGAATATCCTTCAGGGCGGGTATCCACTTGACATGCGCTATGCAGGCCCGAGAGAAGCCCTGCTTCACGCCACCTTCAGACAGAACTACGGTGTCAACCGCATGATCATCGGTCGCGATCACGCCGGCGTTGGTGACTTCTATGGTCTGTTTGATGCACAGGATATCTTTGATGAGATTCCCCAGCCGAAAGATGCCGGGAAAAGACTCCTTTGTCAGCCGTTAAAGATCGACTGGACATTCTACTGCTTTAAGTGCGACGGCATGGCATCATTGAGAACCTGCCCGCACGGCAAGGAAGATCGTGTTGTCCTTTCCGGAACAAAGCTGCGCAAGATGCTCTCTGATGGCAGTGAAATTCCCGATCACTTTGGTCGCAATGAGGTACTGGATATCCTCCGCGAGTACTATGCAGGCCTGACCGAGAAGGTTGAGATCAAGATGCAGAGCCATGCTGCTGCTACTTCTATGAAATAA
- the aprB gene encoding adenylyl-sulfate reductase subunit beta has protein sequence MPSFVIQEKCDGCKGGDKTACMYICPNDLMVLDPNAMKAYNQEPDQCWECFSCVKICPTQAIEVRGYSDFVPMGSSIMPMLGTEDVMWTCKFRNGLIKRFKFPIRTTPEGTANAYKAMRGKDLESELLCTEEADGYVIPKPKA, from the coding sequence ATGCCAAGTTTTGTAATCCAAGAGAAATGTGATGGTTGCAAGGGCGGGGATAAAACAGCCTGCATGTACATTTGTCCTAATGATCTGATGGTTTTGGATCCTAATGCTATGAAGGCATACAATCAGGAGCCTGATCAGTGCTGGGAATGTTTTTCATGCGTAAAGATTTGTCCTACCCAGGCAATCGAGGTTAGAGGTTATTCCGACTTTGTGCCTATGGGAAGCAGCATAATGCCGATGCTGGGAACTGAGGATGTTATGTGGACCTGTAAGTTCAGAAACGGTCTTATCAAACGTTTCAAGTTCCCCATCAGGACTACTCCAGAGGGAACCGCAAATGCTTATAAGGCTATGAGGGGAAAGGATCTCGAAAGTGAACTGCTTTGTACTGAAGAAGCTGACGGCTATGTTATTCCAAAACCCAAAGCATAG
- the qmoC gene encoding quinone-interacting membrane-bound oxidoreductase complex subunit QmoC, with amino-acid sequence MSERYLVEPNIEFVKEVVGLGGDTLKKCFQCATCSVVCPIAPENKPFPRKEMIAASWGLKDKLIGSMDIWLCHNCGDCTTMCPRGAKPGDVLGAVRSYAISEYAMPKFIGKAVNDPKKLPLLLGLPVVIFLVLGFITGLLDFTPGGDEIVHSNFFSSWLVDMIFVPLAAWAAIVFGIGLKRFVNNMHENAVLEGKTDKKKLEIGGLIKGLLSVIPTILKHSKFSECGENKDRATAHLMVFYSFIGLFIVTNIFFVVLYVFQIHGPYSQMNPVKWLANVSGIALVIGSALMIKNRMGKTDQVTSYKDWYLLILVLGLGATGLLTEMTRLAGIGGLSYALYFIHLMFIFHLFMFLPFSKLAHLVYRTVAMAYGNYVNR; translated from the coding sequence ATGTCGGAGAGATACCTGGTTGAGCCCAATATAGAGTTTGTTAAAGAGGTGGTCGGGCTTGGAGGAGATACACTGAAGAAGTGCTTCCAATGCGCAACCTGTTCGGTGGTCTGCCCGATTGCTCCGGAGAATAAGCCATTTCCAAGAAAAGAGATGATTGCCGCATCATGGGGTTTGAAGGATAAACTTATTGGAAGCATGGATATATGGCTGTGTCATAATTGCGGAGATTGTACCACCATGTGCCCGCGCGGTGCAAAGCCAGGTGATGTGCTGGGAGCTGTTCGTTCTTATGCGATTTCGGAATATGCAATGCCGAAATTTATAGGAAAAGCTGTAAATGATCCCAAAAAACTGCCTCTGCTCCTGGGGCTTCCGGTGGTTATATTTTTAGTTCTTGGCTTTATCACAGGCCTGCTTGATTTTACCCCGGGCGGAGATGAAATCGTTCATTCAAATTTCTTTTCCTCATGGCTTGTTGACATGATTTTTGTCCCGCTTGCTGCATGGGCTGCAATAGTTTTCGGAATAGGGCTCAAAAGATTTGTAAATAATATGCATGAAAACGCAGTGCTTGAAGGCAAAACAGACAAAAAGAAACTGGAAATCGGAGGCCTTATAAAGGGGCTTTTAAGCGTTATCCCGACCATATTAAAGCACAGCAAGTTTTCTGAGTGCGGCGAAAACAAAGACCGTGCCACAGCGCATCTTATGGTCTTTTATTCATTTATTGGACTTTTTATTGTAACAAACATATTTTTTGTCGTGCTTTATGTTTTTCAGATTCACGGTCCATATTCCCAAATGAACCCGGTTAAATGGCTTGCCAATGTCAGCGGCATAGCCCTTGTTATCGGCAGCGCATTGATGATAAAAAATCGTATGGGTAAAACAGATCAGGTGACCAGCTACAAGGACTGGTATCTGCTTATACTTGTTCTTGGTCTTGGCGCCACCGGCCTGTTAACCGAAATGACAAGGCTGGCGGGAATAGGTGGTCTTTCTTATGCTCTATATTTCATACATCTGATGTTTATATTTCATCTGTTTATGTTTTTGCCATTTTCCAAGCTTGCTCATCTTGTTTACAGGACAGTTGCAATGGCATACGGTAACTATGTGAATAGATAA
- the hisF gene encoding imidazole glycerol phosphate synthase subunit HisF, whose product MKPVKIMPCLDMKDGRIVKGIHFVDLKDAGDPVENAAFYEKEGADELAILDIAATLENRKSRLEWVKSVSSVITIPLTMGGGIASMEDIEMVLEAGADKISINSAAVQNPDLIRQAAKAFGSEKVTVAIDARRNKDMPSGFELVVSGGTRPTGKDALVWAKQCQELGAGVILPTSMDGDGTQAGYDLEFTKAISDIVDLPVIASGGAGKLEHFYEGVVQGGAQILLAASVFHYRLFSIREVKEYLQKKGLQVNLQ is encoded by the coding sequence ATGAAACCGGTAAAAATCATGCCATGCCTTGACATGAAGGACGGACGTATAGTCAAGGGCATACATTTTGTGGATTTGAAAGATGCTGGTGATCCAGTAGAAAATGCGGCATTTTATGAAAAGGAAGGGGCTGATGAACTGGCAATCCTGGATATAGCCGCAACATTGGAAAATCGAAAGAGTAGGCTGGAATGGGTTAAAAGTGTTTCATCTGTAATTACTATCCCTTTGACGATGGGCGGTGGTATTGCCTCCATGGAGGATATTGAAATGGTCCTCGAAGCGGGCGCTGATAAAATTTCTATTAATAGCGCTGCTGTCCAAAATCCTGACCTGATCAGGCAGGCGGCAAAAGCCTTTGGTTCAGAGAAGGTAACTGTGGCTATCGATGCAAGAAGGAACAAGGATATGCCGTCCGGATTTGAACTGGTTGTCTCTGGAGGAACCAGGCCAACAGGCAAAGATGCTTTGGTCTGGGCCAAACAGTGTCAGGAACTTGGCGCCGGCGTTATTCTGCCGACCAGCATGGATGGTGACGGGACTCAAGCTGGATATGATTTGGAATTTACAAAGGCTATTTCAGATATTGTAGATCTGCCGGTGATCGCTTCGGGTGGCGCAGGAAAGCTGGAGCATTTTTATGAAGGGGTTGTTCAGGGTGGCGCACAAATTTTATTAGCGGCGTCTGTGTTTCATTATCGCCTCTTTAGCATAAGAGAGGTCAAGGAGTATCTGCAAAAAAAGGGTTTACAGGTCAATTTGCAATAA
- the aprA gene encoding adenylyl-sulfate reductase subunit alpha encodes MAIPNKPLGEIKAVRDPEVEEREVDILIVGGGMAACGTAFEIKKWMSEGQTVLLCDKAAMERSGAVAQGLSAINTYIGDNTPEDYVRMVRNDLMGIVREDLIFDVGCHVDDSVHLFEEWGLPIWKKSAEGKTLDGKKGQAMGTLKSGAKCVRTGKWQAMINGESYKRIVAEAAKLALGEENILERCFIVEILLDANKENQIAGAVGFSVRENKIYIIKCKTMMVACGGAVNIYQPRSVGEGKGRAWYPVWNAGSTYTMCMKVGAELTMMENRFTPARFKDGYGPVGAWFLLFKAKAINGLGESYTTSDAAKAELAKYAPYGTAAITPTCLRNHLMLFEMKEGRGPIQMDTVTALATLGAKLDKKELKHLESEAWEDFLDMTCGQANLWCAQNCEPEKLNSELMPTEPYLLGSHSGCCGLWASGPDFDWVPDSYKVKAANGKIYNRMTTVNGLFTAGDGVGGSGHKFSSGSHAEGRITGKAMARYAKDHADFKPTLSQKKEELVALVYKPVRTFLDHCGYTTAVDINPNYVKPSGMAMRLMKATHEYGAGTATYYQTSTKSLEIVMDLLKTMREDSEKLAAGDLHELMRCWEIYHRIWTVESHLRHIQFRKETRYPGFYYQADYPGQDDKNWFCFVNSKYDPKAGTWECKKRDCIKIVPD; translated from the coding sequence ATGGCAATACCAAATAAACCTTTGGGTGAAATCAAAGCCGTAAGAGATCCGGAAGTTGAAGAGCGGGAAGTTGACATCCTGATCGTCGGCGGCGGTATGGCTGCCTGCGGAACTGCTTTTGAAATAAAGAAATGGATGTCTGAAGGCCAGACAGTTTTACTGTGCGACAAGGCTGCCATGGAACGAAGCGGCGCTGTTGCTCAGGGCTTGTCCGCAATCAACACCTATATCGGCGATAATACACCCGAGGACTATGTCCGTATGGTACGTAACGACCTGATGGGCATTGTTCGTGAAGACCTGATCTTTGATGTGGGCTGTCATGTTGACGATTCAGTACATCTTTTTGAGGAATGGGGTCTCCCGATATGGAAGAAATCTGCGGAAGGGAAAACCCTTGACGGCAAAAAGGGCCAGGCTATGGGAACATTAAAGTCAGGCGCTAAATGTGTTCGTACAGGTAAATGGCAGGCTATGATCAACGGTGAATCCTATAAGAGGATCGTTGCTGAGGCCGCCAAGTTAGCTCTTGGAGAAGAAAACATTTTAGAACGTTGTTTTATTGTTGAGATTCTTCTTGATGCCAATAAAGAGAACCAGATTGCAGGTGCTGTTGGTTTTTCGGTTCGTGAAAACAAGATTTACATCATCAAGTGCAAGACCATGATGGTAGCCTGCGGCGGCGCTGTTAATATTTATCAGCCTCGAAGCGTTGGCGAAGGAAAGGGCCGTGCATGGTATCCTGTATGGAATGCCGGTTCTACATACACCATGTGCATGAAGGTTGGCGCAGAGCTTACCATGATGGAAAACCGTTTCACCCCGGCCCGTTTTAAGGATGGTTATGGTCCTGTGGGCGCATGGTTCCTGCTGTTTAAGGCTAAAGCAATCAACGGCCTTGGGGAAAGTTATACGACCAGTGATGCGGCCAAGGCAGAGCTCGCGAAATATGCTCCTTATGGAACAGCTGCCATTACACCGACATGCCTGCGAAACCATTTAATGCTGTTTGAAATGAAGGAAGGCCGCGGGCCTATTCAGATGGACACTGTTACAGCTCTTGCAACGCTTGGCGCTAAGCTGGACAAGAAAGAGCTCAAACATCTTGAGTCAGAGGCATGGGAAGACTTTCTCGATATGACATGCGGGCAGGCCAATCTGTGGTGTGCGCAAAACTGCGAGCCTGAAAAGCTGAATTCCGAGCTTATGCCGACTGAGCCGTATCTGTTAGGGTCACATTCCGGCTGCTGCGGTCTCTGGGCTTCCGGGCCGGATTTTGACTGGGTGCCGGATTCATACAAGGTTAAAGCCGCCAACGGCAAGATTTATAACCGCATGACAACGGTTAACGGTCTTTTCACCGCAGGCGATGGTGTCGGCGGTTCAGGCCACAAGTTCTCATCCGGCTCACATGCTGAAGGACGTATTACCGGCAAGGCTATGGCAAGATACGCTAAAGATCATGCTGATTTTAAGCCGACCCTGAGCCAGAAAAAAGAGGAACTTGTTGCCCTGGTGTATAAGCCGGTGCGAACATTCCTCGATCATTGTGGCTATACAACAGCAGTTGATATTAACCCGAATTATGTGAAGCCCAGCGGAATGGCGATGAGACTAATGAAGGCTACTCACGAATACGGAGCCGGCACAGCCACATACTATCAGACCAGCACTAAGAGTCTGGAAATTGTTATGGACCTGCTCAAGACAATGCGCGAGGACAGTGAGAAGCTGGCTGCAGGAGATCTTCACGAGCTGATGAGATGCTGGGAAATCTATCATCGTATCTGGACTGTTGAATCCCATTTGCGTCATATCCAGTTCCGTAAAGAGACACGTTATCCTGGATTCTACTATCAGGCTGATTATCCCGGACAGGATGATAAGAACTGGTTCTGCTTTGTTAATTCAAAGTATGATCCAAAAGCTGGAACATGGGAATGCAAGAAAAGGGATTGCATCAAGATTGTTCCCGATTAA
- the truA gene encoding tRNA pseudouridine(38-40) synthase TruA, with protein sequence MLNNFKLTIEYDGTKYQGWQRQKNGRTIQGVIENAINIMTGRKVSLTGSGRTDAGVHALAQTANFLCDTDFGPEIFQKGLNSLVPNDIVIKECCRVDDKFHARYDAKSKIYHYKILNQRLNSAISRRYVWHIRKTLNLEAMHPAISCLLGTHDFKAFEGSGSPRSNTIRTIINATLVQYDQNNLCFQIEANGFLRYMVRNIVGTIVEVGLGKITQDDFKTILISRDRNRAGATAPPHGLFLINVKY encoded by the coding sequence ATGCTTAACAACTTTAAATTAACAATTGAATATGATGGAACCAAATATCAAGGCTGGCAAAGGCAAAAGAACGGACGCACAATTCAAGGAGTAATTGAAAACGCAATTAATATCATGACCGGCAGGAAGGTTTCTCTGACAGGTTCAGGCAGGACCGATGCCGGAGTTCATGCTTTGGCCCAGACGGCAAATTTTCTTTGCGACACAGACTTTGGCCCTGAAATCTTTCAAAAAGGGCTGAACAGCCTTGTGCCAAATGATATTGTAATAAAGGAATGCTGCCGGGTTGATGATAAATTTCATGCAAGGTATGACGCAAAAAGTAAAATATATCATTACAAAATATTAAATCAAAGGCTTAATTCAGCCATCAGCCGGCGCTATGTATGGCATATACGCAAAACACTCAATTTGGAAGCCATGCACCCGGCAATTAGCTGCCTGTTGGGAACCCATGACTTCAAGGCGTTTGAGGGGTCGGGCAGCCCGAGGTCAAACACGATAAGAACCATAATAAATGCGACTCTTGTTCAATATGATCAAAACAATCTGTGTTTTCAAATAGAGGCCAACGGGTTTCTGCGATATATGGTGCGTAATATTGTCGGGACTATTGTGGAGGTGGGGCTTGGTAAAATCACTCAGGATGATTTTAAAACAATACTGATTTCAAGGGATCGAAACCGTGCGGGAGCGACCGCTCCTCCGCACGGGCTGTTTCTCATTAATGTTAAATATTGA
- a CDS encoding YkgJ family cysteine cluster protein, with amino-acid sequence MADQTTLLLLDDTFRFSCSEAVLCFNKCCQDLNQFLTPYDILRLKNRLGIPSDLFLKKYTSEHTGPDSGLPIISLKFNYASQYKCPFVTPSGCSVYEDRPSSCRTYPLARILTRSRETGNMTEQYMLLKEPHCLGFNHGQTHTVREWIENQGIAVYNKMNDLLMDIICLKNRLIPGSSMDDESRRIFNMACYNLDTFKFHMFQKGILNDLNLDIDTLDAVKTDDVALLKLGLNWIKQVLFNNKSMPSA; translated from the coding sequence ATGGCAGACCAAACAACCCTTCTTTTGTTAGATGATACTTTCAGATTCTCATGTTCTGAAGCTGTTTTATGTTTTAATAAATGTTGCCAAGATCTTAATCAGTTTTTAACCCCATATGATATCCTGCGTCTTAAAAATCGACTTGGCATCCCATCTGATCTTTTTCTGAAAAAATATACATCTGAGCACACAGGCCCTGACTCGGGGCTCCCAATTATTTCACTGAAATTTAATTATGCTTCACAATATAAATGTCCGTTTGTTACGCCTTCAGGATGCAGTGTTTACGAAGATAGGCCGTCATCATGCCGCACCTACCCTCTTGCCCGTATTCTTACCAGATCCAGGGAAACAGGCAATATGACCGAGCAATATATGCTGCTGAAAGAGCCTCACTGCCTTGGTTTTAATCATGGACAAACACACACTGTCCGTGAATGGATTGAAAATCAGGGCATTGCCGTATATAATAAGATGAACGATCTGCTTATGGATATCATCTGTTTGAAGAATCGTCTTATACCCGGAAGCAGTATGGACGACGAATCCCGGCGGATTTTTAATATGGCCTGTTATAACCTTGATACATTCAAATTCCACATGTTTCAAAAAGGGATTTTAAACGATCTTAATCTTGATATAGACACTCTGGATGCAGTGAAGACTGATGATGTTGCGCTTTTGAAACTGGGCCTGAACTGGATAAAACAGGTGCTTTTTAATAATAAATCAATGCCGTCAGCTTAG
- a CDS encoding FAD-dependent oxidoreductase, which yields MDKKYGVYICTGCGIGDALNIEKLCDVPKKEGMSVKTHPFLCGKEGADLLKKDIADDGVNTLVVAGCSRRVNYDVFRFDGCIVDRVNLREQVVWSHPRSEYPAPAEEQKDDAAFIDHVQMLAADYLKMGIVKVKKIDLPEPFKLDTISRKILVIGGGITGISAAIDAARTGYDVTIVEKEASLGGYAAKMRLQLPMENPYESLIPPIINAKIKEAEAYPNITIKTDTVVARIAGQPGEFTVTLKKPGEAIEFDVPFPLPDEMKVDEKGKELDVEKLAEVYKEYNKGKKDILTLDPNGELFGAVILAAGWRPDKLEGDKFSHLGFGKLPDVVTNNQFEEMAAKGKITRPSDGREAKSVVFVQSPDKGDDDGDFDYAGAVTSLVSLKQAKYVREDYPDGKAYIFYQHMRTPGLQENFYKSIQQDEGIFLTKGSVISVSQNGDGLIVNADNTLLGEKIQVKADMVVLAAGMVPATVDDPIVNMAYRQGPAFRDIGLFNGYCDSNFICFPYETQRTGIYAAGGVRKSMTIEESIEDAAGAALKAIQCLESVNRGVAVHPRSGDMTFPDFFFQRCTQCKRCTQECPFGALDDDEKGTPKPNPTRCRRCGTCMGACPERIIGFADYNIDSIGSMVRSIGVPSADDFDEPPFRFLGLVCENDAYPALDIAGLNRLSYSAHVRFVPVRCLGSVNVIWIKDALSQGMDGVFLMGCKHGDDYQCHFVKGSELADIRMKKIGEALASLALEEERVAQFQVAIDEYDKLPEMINSFVEMVEALGPNPFKGF from the coding sequence ATGGATAAAAAGTATGGTGTATATATATGCACAGGTTGTGGAATCGGGGACGCCCTTAATATAGAGAAATTGTGTGATGTGCCCAAGAAAGAGGGCATGAGTGTTAAAACCCATCCTTTTCTCTGTGGAAAGGAAGGGGCTGATCTGTTAAAAAAGGATATAGCAGACGATGGGGTTAACACTCTTGTTGTTGCCGGATGTTCCCGACGAGTAAATTATGATGTATTCAGATTTGACGGCTGTATTGTTGACAGGGTCAATTTAAGAGAACAGGTGGTATGGTCTCATCCCAGATCGGAATATCCCGCTCCTGCGGAAGAGCAGAAGGATGATGCTGCGTTCATCGATCATGTTCAGATGCTGGCTGCAGATTATCTGAAGATGGGAATCGTAAAGGTTAAAAAAATTGATCTTCCTGAACCGTTTAAGCTTGATACGATAAGCAGAAAGATCCTTGTTATCGGCGGCGGCATAACCGGAATATCTGCTGCAATAGATGCGGCCAGGACCGGTTATGATGTAACAATAGTTGAAAAGGAGGCATCCCTTGGAGGATATGCCGCTAAAATGCGCCTTCAGCTTCCAATGGAAAATCCGTATGAAAGCCTGATTCCACCAATAATAAACGCCAAGATCAAAGAGGCTGAAGCATATCCGAATATCACGATTAAAACAGATACGGTAGTTGCACGTATAGCCGGTCAGCCGGGTGAATTTACTGTAACTTTAAAAAAACCAGGAGAGGCAATAGAGTTTGATGTGCCTTTTCCTTTGCCCGATGAAATGAAGGTTGATGAAAAGGGTAAAGAGCTTGATGTTGAAAAGTTGGCCGAAGTTTACAAGGAATATAACAAGGGCAAAAAGGATATTTTGACCCTTGATCCTAACGGCGAGCTGTTCGGAGCTGTTATCCTTGCTGCCGGATGGAGACCGGATAAGCTTGAAGGTGATAAATTTTCTCATCTTGGATTCGGGAAATTGCCGGATGTTGTGACCAATAACCAGTTTGAGGAAATGGCTGCAAAGGGCAAGATAACAAGGCCCTCTGATGGGCGGGAAGCCAAGTCGGTTGTCTTTGTTCAAAGCCCGGACAAGGGGGATGATGACGGCGATTTTGACTATGCCGGGGCGGTTACAAGTCTTGTGTCGCTGAAACAGGCAAAGTATGTTCGTGAAGATTATCCGGACGGCAAAGCATATATCTTTTACCAGCATATGAGAACGCCCGGATTACAGGAGAACTTTTACAAAAGCATACAGCAGGATGAAGGGATCTTTTTAACCAAAGGCAGTGTTATCAGTGTATCTCAAAATGGTGACGGATTGATTGTCAATGCGGACAATACCCTTCTGGGAGAAAAGATTCAGGTTAAGGCTGATATGGTTGTTTTAGCGGCAGGCATGGTTCCGGCTACCGTAGACGATCCTATTGTTAATATGGCTTACAGGCAGGGGCCTGCTTTCCGTGATATCGGCCTTTTTAATGGATATTGCGATTCGAATTTCATATGCTTTCCATATGAAACCCAGAGAACAGGCATTTATGCGGCCGGAGGTGTTCGAAAGAGCATGACCATTGAAGAATCAATTGAAGATGCTGCCGGAGCCGCCCTGAAAGCAATTCAATGCCTGGAATCTGTAAACAGAGGCGTTGCAGTGCATCCAAGGTCAGGAGATATGACATTTCCGGACTTTTTCTTTCAGAGGTGTACTCAGTGCAAACGGTGTACACAGGAATGCCCTTTTGGCGCTCTTGATGATGATGAAAAAGGAACTCCAAAGCCTAATCCGACACGGTGCAGGCGGTGTGGCACCTGTATGGGAGCGTGTCCTGAGCGTATAATCGGTTTTGCCGATTATAATATCGACAGTATAGGATCCATGGTCAGATCGATTGGCGTTCCTTCTGCAGATGATTTTGACGAACCTCCATTTCGATTTCTCGGGCTGGTTTGTGAAAATGATGCTTATCCAGCCTTGGATATTGCCGGATTGAACAGGCTTAGCTATTCTGCCCATGTTCGGTTTGTTCCGGTTAGATGCCTTGGGTCTGTTAATGTGATATGGATCAAGGATGCCCTTTCCCAGGGAATGGATGGTGTTTTTCTGATGGGCTGCAAACATGGCGATGACTACCAGTGCCACTTTGTTAAAGGCAGTGAACTCGCAGATATAAGAATGAAAAAGATAGGTGAGGCATTAGCCAGCCTGGCTCTGGAAGAGGAGCGCGTAGCGCAGTTCCAGGTTGCTATTGACGAATATGACAAACTCCCGGAAATGATTAATTCTTTTGTGGAAATGGTTGAGGCGCTTGGCCCAAACCCGTTCAAGGGATTCTAA
- a CDS encoding CoB--CoM heterodisulfide reductase iron-sulfur subunit A family protein, translating to MTEDKAALAGGSILVVGGGISGLTTTLEAAEVGYEVFLVEKNPYLGGRVAQLNQYFPKLCPPTCGLEINFKRIKDNPRIKVFTLGEVEKVEGTPGNYNVTVKLSPRFVNEDCTACNECVGVCPVERNSAFNFNIDKTKAIYRPFELSFPMRYVVDPSVCKGSECNKCVEACKYNAIDLNAEAKTINLNVGAIVWATGWEPYDAAKIDNLGFGKYQNIITNMMMERLAAPNGPTKGQILRPSDSKAPESIAFVQCAGSRDENHLPYCSYICCMASLKQTTYIRAQYPDAKIYVYYIDVRSPGQRYEKFYKQIKEDKNVFFIKGKVAEVGEDPGSRNITVVAENAVTGEKIRQEVDMVVLATGMQPTAKNVKLPADLKYSDDGFIINDFEKGGMFAAGCANKPADVVSSNQNATGMALKAIQTLVRK from the coding sequence ATGACAGAAGATAAAGCAGCCCTTGCTGGTGGAAGCATTTTAGTGGTTGGAGGAGGGATAAGCGGATTAACCACTACCCTCGAAGCCGCTGAAGTAGGGTATGAGGTATTCCTGGTTGAAAAAAATCCTTATTTGGGTGGAAGGGTGGCACAGCTAAATCAATATTTTCCCAAGCTTTGTCCTCCGACCTGTGGGCTTGAAATAAATTTCAAGAGAATAAAGGATAATCCAAGAATTAAAGTCTTTACTCTTGGAGAGGTGGAAAAGGTTGAAGGCACACCGGGCAATTATAATGTAACTGTTAAATTAAGCCCAAGATTTGTTAATGAGGATTGTACGGCATGTAATGAATGCGTGGGTGTGTGCCCTGTTGAAAGAAACAGCGCGTTTAATTTTAACATAGATAAGACAAAAGCAATTTACAGACCCTTTGAGCTGTCTTTCCCCATGCGATATGTTGTAGATCCTTCTGTATGCAAGGGATCGGAATGTAACAAATGTGTTGAGGCATGCAAATACAATGCAATCGATCTTAATGCAGAGGCAAAGACAATAAATCTGAATGTGGGAGCCATTGTCTGGGCTACAGGATGGGAACCGTATGATGCTGCAAAGATAGACAATCTGGGGTTTGGCAAGTATCAGAACATAATTACCAATATGATGATGGAAAGATTGGCAGCTCCAAACGGCCCGACAAAGGGGCAGATCCTCCGCCCATCAGACAGCAAGGCTCCGGAAAGTATTGCCTTTGTCCAGTGCGCGGGTTCAAGGGACGAGAATCATCTCCCCTATTGTTCATATATCTGCTGTATGGCTTCGTTGAAACAGACTACATATATAAGAGCGCAATATCCTGATGCCAAGATATATGTATATTATATTGATGTAAGGTCTCCAGGCCAGAGGTATGAAAAGTTTTACAAACAGATCAAAGAGGATAAAAATGTCTTTTTTATTAAAGGCAAGGTTGCAGAGGTCGGCGAAGATCCTGGTTCCAGGAACATCACCGTAGTTGCCGAAAATGCCGTGACCGGTGAAAAGATCAGGCAGGAAGTTGATATGGTTGTTCTTGCTACCGGCATGCAGCCAACTGCTAAAAATGTAAAGCTTCCGGCTGATCTTAAATACAGTGATGATGGTTTTATTATTAACGATTTTGAAAAAGGTGGCATGTTTGCTGCTGGCTGTGCTAACAAGCCGGCCGATGTGGTGTCATCGAACCAGAATGCAACCGGTATGGCCCTGAAGGCTATTCAAACCCTGGTGAGAAAGTAG